The genomic region ATTAGGACGATGGGATTAGGATTGGGATGAGGATTAGGATTGTGAGTGGGCGTGGGATGAGGATTAGGATTGGCATTGGGGTGATGTGATGAGGAGGATTGGGATTACGGGATGAGGATTGGGATTGGGACTGGGATTGGGGTGAGGATTGGGATTGGGACGAGGATCGGGATGATGGGATGAGGATGGGTTTGAGGactgggattgggattgggatgaggATTGGGAATAGGATTGGGACTGGGGTGAGGATTGAGACTGGGATGATGATTGGGATTAGGATTGGCAATGGGATTAGGATTGAGAATGTGATGAGGATTGGGGTGAGGATTGGGTTTGGGATGAGGATTGGGAATAGGATTGGGACTGGGGTGAGGATTGAGACTGGGATGAGGATTGGGGTGAGGATTGGGTTT from Meleagris gallopavo isolate NT-WF06-2002-E0010 breed Aviagen turkey brand Nicholas breeding stock unplaced genomic scaffold, Turkey_5.1 ChrUn_random_7180001846584, whole genome shotgun sequence harbors:
- the LOC104915714 gene encoding uncharacterized membrane protein YFL067W-like, producing the protein MGLRTGIGIGMRIGNRIGTGVRIETGMMIGIRIGNGIRIENVMRIGVRIGFGMRIGNRIGTGVRIETGMRIGVRIGFGMRIGNRIGTGVRIEIGMMVGIRIGIGIRIGNAMRIGVGIGIGFGMRIEIRVMIGIRIGIGMRIGTRF